A genomic region of Pseudomonas sp. RSB 5.4 contains the following coding sequences:
- a CDS encoding DUF6543 domain-containing protein, with amino-acid sequence MSSLPVQAVAPVLTPEQKGMFFELIKNNAPGWLLSASDELRQKLYQSMMASHRAQSEVDPFLKTLKSPEAFCAPLLTGAMSQRLGQSLVITGVIFQHVRSTSSLLGLRRKLVLPIDRDLLMAACENFEISETQATNYNDTSLIYIPEKVTGREARILPIRPHEFARLCRTLDLGKQYQEHLREVLNISADDHPLRSKFVTNLQCRFDVDRHIALMKKHISVEVHRMLQGVKERSGLIRLGNNTLGYQGLQMLGVTLHGALFIGPVSEHADNDYRCVVYLPGDPLHPLKEYSSFSNFEKELSERLKHSGFRQFFMRYIKIGERAAWVTNLEQRLYPRSDSMLPPTVLYVTLSGVDFAGDPFSLMYRQHAEQTMADARLIVVPTDDEDEKSRLARLDTYKAIGLDLLLVAASFIPVAGELLLAVAAVQLLSQVYEGIASWSRGEQEQATDYFFDVVENLILMAAFAAGTRAVSSAFKVVRSSAFVERLRLVNLASGQPRLWKPDLRPYQLRRAPPAGVRPDERGLRWVDGQAFLTLDTHHYAVRPEPQTGLWEVMAPPASTMRYSPLLETNDRGGWRHDSERVQDWDRLRLFRRFGYAREDVSDAVALQVLDVSGIEDSVMRQVHVDRGHPPAVLVDTLRRFRADAAVTDFIDQLQIPLSAPLADPDLQLHLLTTSTAWPADTVVSVLDAAGMQLSRYGAPTATTTLTISQQDLSGGKLYRSLLAALGNRQRGSLLGLTSLDPAVQARRLQQIVDAQAQGHRVQLFQRIYRRTEVAGNGRASFLLHTFADLPASVAEELVEGALSGEAQELDAGRVPLRLAQEVRRYQQAIAVCRAYEGLHLDSGGGQDTYRVVLDALEHLPGGSGTSSMQIQGTAISHGERAATGSGTPYFQALWQGLSTHHRSALGLSGETTSQALREKITQLAYERRATFARTIGERPGAVSPVRRAHRPQSGAWTHSGAGISVMIRRAQELYPAHSPAQIHALLNALGRNEISVLMKLEMLRREFLGIREALNRWVTRETWCNGVDGSWREVPRAAKVRAMRAIIRCWRREPGSVDDALPDTLSLAPEPLGELPLVVGDFRHVTHLVMDGINPTLGLTAFLHNFSNLRSLSLRGNQLTRLPLALERLPWLTHLDLSDNRIRLPSASAPPLVQLTNLRVLDLDFNPDLVHAPDVSLLPNLEILRLRGCAIERWPEGIVGLNRPQLLDLRDNEITTIPQAVLLTGSPALNRAIRLIGNPLAPDALLKIVEYQQANGASFGVIGQAYRHQPRPGVQPEGQSAPWLTGRLAAVVTPRSVMWEAVRAAPGSRDFFVVLSQLVHTADYTRLYPYFSERVWNVIEAAAEDTWLRGRLFSTARVGTTGVDGYSAVFSEMEVQVLCYRAMVASGVGGAALERQLIGLLRGLFRLQALEQQVVADINTSAQPRVYEHALEFSLAYRVGLAGRLDLPGQPRAISSPLNVEVAQENLDQAYQAVMRVESSSRFPEWCVGQRFWVEFLESVHPDAFAVINDRTARALARLDGQTELARDQAAVQMNAIHDNFRNERQALIRQLTDQALARNPANELASSDTEEEGSTP; translated from the coding sequence ATGTCTTCTTTACCTGTCCAGGCTGTTGCGCCTGTACTAACACCCGAACAAAAAGGCATGTTCTTTGAGCTGATCAAGAACAATGCTCCCGGATGGCTGCTGTCAGCATCGGATGAACTGCGTCAGAAACTTTATCAAAGCATGATGGCCAGCCACCGCGCCCAGAGTGAAGTGGACCCGTTTCTGAAGACGCTCAAGTCGCCCGAAGCGTTTTGCGCGCCGTTGCTCACCGGTGCCATGTCGCAAAGACTGGGCCAGTCGCTGGTAATAACGGGAGTGATTTTTCAGCACGTGCGCTCCACTTCCAGTCTGCTGGGATTGCGCAGGAAGCTGGTATTGCCAATCGACCGTGACCTGTTGATGGCCGCCTGCGAGAATTTCGAAATCAGCGAGACCCAGGCGACCAATTACAACGACACTTCATTGATCTATATCCCTGAAAAAGTCACTGGTCGGGAAGCTCGTATATTGCCGATACGCCCCCATGAATTTGCGCGATTGTGTCGAACACTGGATTTGGGGAAACAGTATCAGGAGCATCTTCGTGAGGTTTTGAACATCAGCGCTGATGACCATCCATTACGCAGCAAGTTTGTTACGAACTTGCAGTGTCGCTTCGATGTGGATCGGCATATAGCACTGATGAAGAAACATATCAGCGTCGAAGTTCATCGGATGTTACAGGGAGTAAAGGAGCGCTCAGGCTTGATCAGGCTGGGAAATAACACCCTGGGTTATCAGGGCTTGCAGATGCTCGGCGTTACACTCCATGGTGCGCTGTTTATCGGCCCGGTCAGCGAGCACGCCGACAACGACTACCGTTGCGTTGTTTACCTGCCAGGTGATCCGTTGCACCCGCTCAAGGAGTACTCATCGTTCAGCAATTTCGAGAAAGAGCTGAGCGAGCGATTGAAACACAGTGGATTTCGCCAGTTCTTCATGCGCTATATCAAGATCGGCGAACGCGCCGCGTGGGTGACGAACCTCGAGCAGCGCCTGTATCCACGCAGTGACTCGATGCTGCCTCCTACGGTTTTGTATGTGACATTGTCCGGTGTTGATTTCGCGGGTGATCCGTTCAGTCTGATGTATCGCCAACACGCCGAACAAACCATGGCGGACGCGCGGCTCATTGTGGTTCCCACGGACGATGAAGACGAAAAAAGCCGACTTGCCCGACTGGATACCTACAAGGCGATTGGCCTGGATCTATTGCTGGTGGCCGCATCGTTCATCCCCGTTGCCGGTGAGTTATTGCTGGCGGTCGCGGCGGTGCAATTGCTCTCGCAGGTTTACGAAGGGATCGCCAGTTGGTCCAGGGGCGAGCAGGAACAGGCGACGGATTACTTTTTCGATGTCGTCGAAAACCTGATTCTGATGGCGGCTTTCGCCGCAGGCACGCGAGCGGTGAGCAGCGCGTTCAAGGTCGTCCGCTCATCGGCGTTCGTTGAGCGCTTGCGCCTCGTCAACCTGGCTTCAGGGCAACCTCGCCTGTGGAAGCCCGACCTGCGCCCCTATCAGTTACGTCGAGCACCGCCTGCCGGGGTGCGACCCGATGAGCGAGGCTTGCGCTGGGTCGACGGCCAGGCGTTTCTGACGCTCGATACACACCATTATGCGGTGCGGCCCGAACCGCAGACCGGATTGTGGGAGGTGATGGCGCCACCGGCGTCTACGATGCGCTATTCGCCGCTTCTTGAAACCAACGACCGGGGGGGCTGGCGGCATGATTCAGAACGGGTTCAGGACTGGGATCGATTAAGACTGTTTCGCCGCTTCGGGTACGCGCGCGAGGACGTGTCGGATGCCGTCGCGCTGCAGGTCCTGGACGTCAGTGGTATCGAGGACAGCGTGATGCGCCAGGTTCATGTGGATCGTGGTCATCCGCCGGCGGTGTTGGTCGACACGCTCCGACGGTTTCGCGCCGATGCAGCGGTGACGGATTTTATCGATCAACTGCAGATTCCGCTGTCGGCACCCTTGGCAGACCCTGACCTGCAACTGCACTTGTTGACCACATCGACTGCCTGGCCGGCCGACACTGTGGTCAGTGTCCTCGATGCCGCGGGCATGCAACTTAGCCGTTATGGCGCGCCAACCGCGACCACGACCCTGACCATCAGCCAGCAGGACTTGAGCGGAGGGAAACTCTACCGTTCCCTGCTGGCGGCCCTTGGTAACCGGCAGCGCGGAAGCCTGCTCGGGCTGACCTCCCTGGACCCGGCCGTTCAGGCCCGCAGGCTACAGCAAATCGTCGATGCACAGGCGCAAGGTCATCGGGTGCAGCTGTTCCAGCGAATCTACAGGCGCACCGAAGTGGCGGGTAATGGCAGGGCGTCGTTCCTTCTGCACACCTTTGCTGATCTGCCCGCCAGTGTCGCCGAAGAATTGGTGGAGGGTGCGTTGAGTGGCGAGGCGCAAGAACTGGATGCGGGCCGCGTACCGTTGCGGCTTGCGCAAGAAGTCCGTCGATATCAGCAGGCGATCGCTGTCTGTCGGGCCTATGAAGGGCTGCATCTGGATAGCGGCGGTGGTCAAGACACCTACCGCGTGGTGCTCGATGCCCTTGAGCACTTGCCGGGTGGGTCGGGAACATCATCGATGCAAATACAGGGCACAGCGATCAGTCACGGCGAGCGTGCGGCGACTGGATCAGGCACGCCTTATTTTCAGGCGCTATGGCAGGGGTTGTCGACGCATCACCGATCCGCGCTGGGCCTCTCGGGCGAAACAACTTCGCAAGCGCTGCGGGAGAAAATCACTCAGCTTGCCTACGAACGTCGAGCGACGTTCGCCAGGACAATTGGGGAGCGCCCCGGCGCTGTTTCGCCCGTGAGGCGGGCACACCGTCCACAGTCAGGGGCATGGACACATTCAGGTGCCGGTATTTCGGTGATGATACGCCGTGCCCAGGAACTCTATCCGGCACATTCCCCCGCGCAGATTCATGCGCTACTGAACGCCTTGGGCAGAAATGAGATATCGGTGTTAATGAAGCTGGAGATGCTGCGACGGGAATTTCTCGGTATCCGCGAAGCCTTGAACCGATGGGTGACACGGGAAACCTGGTGCAATGGCGTTGATGGTTCATGGCGTGAAGTTCCACGGGCGGCGAAGGTTCGTGCGATGCGCGCGATCATCCGCTGTTGGCGCAGAGAGCCAGGATCTGTTGACGATGCGTTGCCCGATACCTTGAGCTTGGCCCCGGAGCCTTTGGGCGAGTTGCCATTGGTGGTCGGCGACTTCCGCCATGTCACGCATCTGGTGATGGACGGCATTAATCCGACACTGGGGCTGACGGCGTTTCTGCATAATTTCAGCAACTTGCGAAGTCTCTCCCTGAGGGGAAATCAACTGACCCGGCTACCGTTGGCGCTGGAGCGTTTGCCCTGGTTGACGCATCTGGATCTGAGTGACAACCGGATTCGGCTGCCGTCTGCATCGGCACCACCGCTGGTGCAGTTGACCAACCTGCGGGTACTGGATCTGGATTTCAATCCGGACCTTGTGCATGCCCCGGATGTCAGTCTGCTGCCGAACCTGGAAATACTGCGCTTGCGTGGTTGCGCCATTGAGCGCTGGCCTGAAGGGATTGTCGGTTTGAACCGACCGCAATTGCTCGATTTGCGCGATAACGAGATCACGACCATACCGCAGGCGGTCCTCCTCACGGGGTCGCCGGCGTTGAACCGCGCCATCCGGCTCATCGGCAATCCCTTGGCGCCTGACGCCTTGCTGAAGATTGTTGAGTACCAGCAAGCGAACGGTGCCAGTTTCGGAGTGATCGGCCAGGCCTATCGTCATCAGCCAAGACCTGGTGTGCAGCCTGAGGGCCAGAGTGCCCCCTGGTTGACCGGCCGGCTTGCCGCCGTAGTGACGCCGCGCAGCGTGATGTGGGAGGCCGTAAGGGCCGCGCCTGGCTCGCGGGATTTCTTTGTCGTACTTTCGCAATTGGTGCATACGGCCGATTACACCAGGCTTTACCCGTATTTCAGTGAGCGCGTGTGGAATGTCATCGAGGCAGCGGCTGAAGATACATGGCTGCGTGGCCGGTTATTCAGCACGGCCCGTGTCGGCACCACCGGCGTCGATGGCTACTCGGCGGTGTTCAGCGAAATGGAAGTTCAGGTGTTGTGTTATCGGGCCATGGTCGCGTCCGGAGTTGGCGGCGCAGCGCTCGAACGGCAATTGATCGGGTTGCTGAGAGGCCTGTTCCGCTTGCAGGCTTTGGAGCAGCAGGTCGTGGCGGATATCAATACCAGCGCCCAACCGAGGGTCTACGAGCATGCACTCGAATTCAGTCTGGCCTATCGGGTGGGGCTGGCGGGACGGCTCGATCTGCCGGGGCAGCCAAGGGCGATAAGCAGCCCTTTGAACGTCGAGGTGGCGCAGGAGAACCTGGATCAGGCCTATCAGGCCGTCATGCGTGTTGAAAGCTCTTCGAGGTTTCCTGAGTGGTGCGTCGGTCAGCGATTCTGGGTCGAATTTCTCGAATCAGTCCACCCTGATGCTTTCGCCGTCATCAATGATCGGACCGCACGGGCACTGGCGCGTCTTGACGGGCAGACCGAACTGGCGCGCGATCAGGCAGCGGTGCAGATGAACGCGATTCACGACAATTTCAGAAATGAGCGTCAGGCGCTAATTCGTCAGCTCACCGATCAGGCACTGGCGCGCAATCCGGCCAATGAGCTGGCCAGTTCAGATACAGAAGAGGAGGGAAGTACGCCTTGA
- the sohB gene encoding protease SohB — translation MEFLSEYASFLAKTVTLVVAILVVLASFAALRSKGRRKSAGQLQVSKLNDFYKGLRERLEQTLLDKDQLKALRKGQAKAEKGEKKQKSKTESKSRVFVLDFDGDIKASATESLRHEITALLTLATPKDEVVLRLESGGGMVHSYGLASSQLARIREAGVPLTVCIDKVAASGGYMMACIGEKIISAPFAILGSIGVVAQLPNVNRLLKKHDIDFEVLTAGEYKRTLTVFGENTEKGREKFQEDLDITHQLFKNFVARYRPQLAIDEVATGEVWLGVAALDKQLVDELKTSDEYLADRAKKAEVYHLHYAERKSLQERIGMAASGSVDRVLLSWWSRLTQQRFW, via the coding sequence GTGGAGTTTTTGTCCGAATACGCCAGCTTCCTGGCCAAAACCGTGACCCTGGTCGTTGCCATTCTGGTGGTGCTGGCCAGTTTCGCTGCATTGCGCAGCAAGGGCCGGCGCAAGTCGGCGGGTCAGCTGCAGGTCAGCAAGCTCAACGATTTCTATAAAGGGCTGCGTGAGCGCCTGGAACAGACCCTGCTCGACAAGGATCAGCTCAAGGCCTTGCGCAAGGGCCAGGCCAAGGCTGAGAAAGGCGAGAAGAAGCAGAAGAGCAAAACCGAGAGCAAATCCCGGGTGTTCGTGCTCGATTTCGACGGTGACATCAAGGCGTCGGCCACCGAGAGCCTGCGTCACGAAATCACCGCACTGCTGACTCTCGCCACGCCAAAGGACGAAGTGGTACTGCGTCTGGAAAGCGGCGGCGGCATGGTTCACAGCTACGGCCTGGCGTCGTCGCAACTGGCGCGTATCCGCGAGGCCGGCGTGCCGCTGACCGTGTGCATCGACAAGGTCGCGGCCAGCGGCGGTTACATGATGGCGTGCATTGGCGAGAAGATCATCAGCGCGCCGTTCGCGATTCTCGGCTCGATCGGCGTGGTGGCGCAGTTGCCCAACGTCAACCGTCTGCTGAAAAAGCACGACATCGATTTCGAAGTGCTGACCGCCGGTGAGTACAAACGCACCCTGACCGTGTTCGGCGAAAACACCGAGAAAGGTCGGGAGAAGTTCCAGGAAGACCTGGACATCACCCATCAGCTGTTCAAGAACTTCGTCGCCCGTTATCGTCCGCAACTGGCCATTGATGAAGTGGCCACCGGTGAGGTCTGGCTCGGCGTGGCGGCGCTGGACAAACAACTGGTCGACGAGCTCAAGACCAGCGATGAATACCTGGCAGACCGGGCGAAGAAAGCCGAGGTTTATCACCTGCATTATGCCGAACGCAAAAGCCTGCAGGAGCGCATCGGCATGGCTGCCAGCGGTTCAGTGGATCGCGTGCTGCTGAGCTGGTGGAGCCGCTTGACCCAGCAGCGCTTCTGGTAG
- a CDS encoding histidine phosphatase family protein, which translates to MGSIYLIRHGQASFGADDYDVLSPIGVRQAEVLGQHLAELGIRLDRCLAGDLRRQQHTATSALEQFTAKGLSVPTLETDSAFNEFDADAIIRALIPAMLADEPEAIDILRNAAQNRAEFQRIFALVIERWLAGTYDTPGLESWLGFVERVQGGLHRILEQADGNQKIAVFTSGGTITALLHLITQMPARQAFELNWQIVNTSLNQLKFRGREVALASFNSHAHLQLLKAPELITFR; encoded by the coding sequence GTGGGCAGCATCTATTTGATTCGACATGGCCAGGCCTCCTTTGGTGCAGACGACTATGACGTCCTGTCGCCGATCGGTGTGCGCCAGGCAGAAGTCCTTGGCCAGCACCTCGCCGAGCTGGGAATCCGTTTGGATCGCTGCCTGGCGGGCGACCTGCGTCGCCAGCAACATACGGCCACCAGCGCGCTGGAGCAGTTCACCGCCAAGGGCCTGTCGGTACCGACGCTGGAGACCGACTCCGCGTTCAACGAGTTCGATGCCGACGCGATCATCCGCGCCCTGATCCCCGCCATGCTGGCGGACGAGCCGGAAGCCATCGACATCCTGCGCAACGCGGCGCAAAACCGCGCCGAATTCCAGCGCATCTTCGCCCTGGTCATCGAGCGCTGGCTGGCGGGCACCTACGACACTCCGGGGCTGGAAAGCTGGCTGGGTTTTGTCGAGCGAGTACAGGGCGGACTGCACCGGATCCTCGAACAGGCCGACGGCAACCAGAAAATCGCCGTGTTCACCTCCGGCGGCACCATCACCGCCCTGCTCCACCTGATTACCCAAATGCCTGCCCGGCAGGCCTTTGAACTGAATTGGCAAATCGTCAACACCTCGCTCAACCAGCTGAAGTTCCGCGGTCGCGAGGTGGCTTTGGCTTCCTTCAACAGTCACGCACACCTGCAACTGCTGAAGGCTCCGGAACTCATCACTTTCCGCTGA
- a CDS encoding SCP2 sterol-binding domain-containing protein, with amino-acid sequence MTSVADAVKAMQAKFNPAAAAGLDLVFGFNITDEDKHYALIVKDGTCDIQEGENPDANCTLVLDSATLKDIVSGETDGMQAFMGGKLRVEGDMMLSMKLSELFPS; translated from the coding sequence ATGACCTCCGTAGCTGATGCCGTAAAAGCGATGCAAGCCAAGTTCAACCCAGCCGCTGCTGCCGGTCTGGATCTGGTTTTCGGTTTCAACATCACCGACGAAGACAAGCACTACGCGCTGATCGTCAAAGACGGTACTTGCGACATCCAGGAAGGTGAAAACCCGGACGCCAACTGCACCCTGGTCCTGGACAGCGCGACTCTGAAAGACATCGTCAGCGGTGAAACCGACGGCATGCAAGCGTTCATGGGCGGCAAGCTGCGCGTTGAAGGCGACATGATGCTGTCGATGAAACTGTCCGAGCTGTTCCCGTCGTAA
- a CDS encoding ABC transporter ATP-binding protein, protein MNDNLIEIRDLRVAFNGQPVVHGIDLDIRPGECLALVGESGSGKSVTAHSILQLLDPNITRIDGSIRYAGEELLGVHERYLRQLRGNRIAMIFQEPMSSLNPLHTIERQLGESLALHKGLAGVQARERILELLELVGIQKPRERLKAYPHQLSGGQRQRVMIAMALACEPQLLIADEPTTALDVTVQRRILLLLKDLQQRLGMALLIISHDLNLVRTIAQRVAVMRSGRIVEQAPCEQLFRAPQHPYSIELLNAEPGGEALCRDVAQDLLQVRDLHVRFRLDGGWLRPKTWLQAVKGIDLNLQRGKTLGIVGESGSGKSTLGQAILRLIDAEGGIRFAGEALEQLNGKQLRPLRKRLQVVFQDPFGSLSPRLCVAQIIAEGLQVHSDLNAAEREQAVINVLREVGLDPATRHRYPHEFSGGQRQRIAIARALVLKPDLILLDEPTSALDRTVQKQIVALLRRLQEEHGLTYLFISHDLAVVRALAHDLIVMKEGEVVERGETSALFSDAQHPYTQELLVASFAG, encoded by the coding sequence ATGAACGATAACCTGATTGAAATCCGCGACCTGCGTGTGGCATTCAACGGTCAGCCCGTGGTGCATGGCATCGACCTCGATATTCGTCCCGGCGAATGCCTGGCGCTGGTCGGGGAGTCTGGCTCCGGCAAATCGGTGACCGCCCACAGCATCCTGCAATTGCTTGACCCGAACATCACGCGGATCGATGGCAGCATTCGTTATGCCGGTGAAGAGCTGCTCGGTGTGCATGAGCGCTATCTGCGGCAGTTAAGGGGCAACCGGATCGCGATGATTTTTCAGGAGCCGATGAGCTCGCTGAATCCGCTGCACACGATCGAGCGGCAACTCGGTGAGAGCCTGGCGCTGCACAAAGGGCTGGCGGGCGTGCAAGCCCGTGAGCGCATTCTTGAGCTGCTGGAGCTGGTCGGCATTCAGAAGCCCCGCGAACGGCTCAAGGCCTATCCGCATCAACTCTCCGGAGGTCAACGCCAGCGGGTGATGATCGCCATGGCGCTGGCCTGCGAGCCGCAACTGCTGATCGCCGACGAGCCGACCACGGCGCTGGATGTGACGGTGCAACGCAGAATTCTGTTGCTGCTCAAAGACTTGCAGCAGCGGCTCGGCATGGCGCTGCTGATCATCAGCCATGACCTGAATCTGGTGCGCACCATCGCACAGCGAGTGGCGGTGATGCGCAGTGGGCGGATCGTCGAGCAGGCGCCGTGCGAGCAACTGTTCCGTGCGCCGCAGCATCCCTACAGCATCGAATTGCTTAATGCCGAGCCGGGGGGTGAAGCGCTGTGCCGGGATGTGGCGCAGGATTTGTTGCAGGTGCGCGATCTGCATGTGCGCTTTCGCCTGGATGGTGGCTGGCTGCGGCCGAAGACCTGGCTGCAGGCGGTCAAGGGCATCGATTTGAATCTGCAGCGCGGCAAAACCTTGGGGATTGTTGGTGAGTCGGGGTCGGGCAAGTCGACCTTGGGCCAGGCGATTTTGCGCCTGATCGACGCCGAGGGCGGCATTCGCTTTGCCGGTGAGGCGTTGGAGCAGTTGAATGGCAAGCAACTGCGGCCGCTACGCAAACGCCTGCAAGTGGTGTTTCAGGATCCGTTCGGAAGCCTCAGTCCGCGCCTGTGCGTGGCGCAGATCATTGCCGAAGGCTTGCAGGTGCACAGTGATTTGAATGCTGCCGAGCGTGAGCAGGCGGTGATCAATGTGCTGCGTGAAGTCGGGCTTGATCCGGCAACCCGTCATCGCTATCCCCACGAGTTTTCCGGTGGCCAGCGCCAACGGATTGCCATCGCCCGGGCGCTGGTGCTCAAGCCGGATTTGATCTTGCTCGATGAGCCGACCTCGGCGCTGGATCGCACGGTGCAAAAACAGATCGTTGCTTTATTGCGGCGACTGCAGGAAGAGCATGGGCTGACTTATCTGTTCATCAGCCATGACCTGGCGGTGGTGCGGGCGTTGGCCCATGACTTGATTGTGATGAAGGAGGGTGAGGTGGTGGAGCGTGGCGAGACCAGTGCGCTGTTCAGCGATGCGCAGCATCCCTATACGCAGGAACTGCTGGTGGCATCGTTTGCTGGGTGA
- a CDS encoding ABC transporter permease, whose amino-acid sequence MLTLSPIGQRRWARFKAHRRGWWSLWLFLLLFGLSLGGELIANDKPLMVEYQGQWYFPAFKRYTEQDFGGELPFQPDYRSAQVRQLIEGQGGRMWFAPIPFGFDTVNYDLTEPAPSPPSGENWLGTDDQARDVLARVIFGTRVSLLFALALTAASALIGIAAGALQGYYGGWVDLLGQRLLEVWSGLPVLYLLIILSGFVEPNFWWLLGIMALFSWLSLVDVVRAEFLRSRGLEYVKAARALGVGDAQVISRHILPNAMSATLTYLPFILTGAIATLSALDFLGFGMPAGSASLGELIGQGKSNLQAPWLGLTAFFALALILSLLVFIGEACRDAFDPRT is encoded by the coding sequence ATGCTGACTCTATCTCCCATCGGACAGCGGCGTTGGGCGCGGTTCAAGGCCCATCGGCGTGGCTGGTGGTCGCTGTGGCTGTTTCTGCTGCTGTTTGGCCTGAGCCTGGGCGGCGAGCTGATCGCCAATGACAAACCGCTAATGGTCGAGTATCAGGGCCAGTGGTACTTCCCGGCGTTCAAGCGCTACACCGAGCAGGATTTCGGCGGCGAACTGCCGTTCCAGCCGGACTATCGCAGCGCGCAGGTGCGGCAACTGATCGAGGGACAGGGCGGGCGGATGTGGTTTGCGCCGATCCCGTTCGGTTTCGATACGGTGAATTACGACCTGACTGAACCGGCACCGAGTCCACCGAGCGGCGAGAACTGGCTCGGCACCGACGATCAGGCGCGGGATGTGCTGGCGCGGGTGATCTTCGGTACGCGGGTGTCGCTGCTGTTTGCCTTGGCGCTGACCGCCGCCAGTGCGCTGATCGGCATTGCTGCCGGGGCCTTGCAAGGCTATTACGGCGGTTGGGTCGATCTGCTCGGGCAGCGATTGCTGGAGGTGTGGTCGGGGCTGCCGGTGTTGTATCTGCTGATCATCCTGTCCGGGTTCGTCGAGCCGAATTTCTGGTGGCTGTTGGGGATCATGGCGCTGTTTTCCTGGTTGAGTCTGGTCGATGTGGTGCGCGCCGAGTTCCTGCGCAGCCGCGGTCTGGAATACGTGAAAGCCGCGCGGGCGCTGGGGGTTGGCGATGCGCAGGTGATCAGCCGTCACATCTTGCCCAACGCCATGAGTGCGACCCTGACCTATCTGCCGTTCATTCTTACCGGAGCGATCGCGACCTTGTCGGCGCTGGATTTTCTCGGTTTCGGCATGCCCGCCGGCAGCGCTTCATTGGGCGAACTGATCGGTCAGGGCAAGAGCAATCTGCAAGCGCCGTGGTTGGGGCTGACGGCTTTTTTTGCGTTGGCGCTGATTCTTTCTCTGTTGGTGTTCATCGGCGAGGCTTGCCGAGATGCGTTTGATCCAAGGACTTGA